Proteins from one Natrinema salifodinae genomic window:
- a CDS encoding inositol monophosphatase family protein → MTRSDVAYEAAVEGSEVAHDLFRTELDVETKDSKMDFVTRADTETQQRVIDVIRNEYPDATIVGEEEDELKSVPADGNAWVIDPIDGTTNFVRGTQLWTTTVAAVRDHETVAAVTVAPALGDTFAADSDGVTLNGDPISVSTRTDLDRFTVAPILRYGSERDRQFGDLLRELLLRFGDLRRFGCAQVTLGMVACGALDAAVSPQPDPNPWDTIAGIEMVERAGGSVTDIEGGPWKPGCEGLVASNGNVHDEIVETVRRTVR, encoded by the coding sequence ATGACACGATCCGACGTAGCATACGAAGCGGCGGTCGAAGGGTCCGAGGTCGCTCACGACCTGTTCCGCACCGAACTGGACGTAGAGACCAAGGACTCGAAGATGGATTTCGTCACCAGAGCGGACACCGAGACGCAGCAACGCGTTATCGACGTCATTCGCAACGAGTACCCGGACGCGACTATCGTCGGCGAAGAGGAAGACGAACTGAAGTCCGTTCCCGCGGACGGGAACGCCTGGGTAATCGACCCGATCGACGGCACGACCAACTTCGTCCGCGGGACGCAGCTGTGGACGACGACCGTCGCGGCCGTCCGCGATCACGAGACCGTCGCAGCAGTGACCGTCGCGCCGGCGCTCGGGGACACGTTCGCGGCGGACTCCGACGGCGTCACGCTGAACGGGGACCCGATCTCCGTCAGTACTCGAACGGACCTCGATCGATTTACAGTCGCGCCCATCCTTCGGTACGGATCCGAACGCGATCGGCAGTTCGGCGACCTCCTCCGAGAATTACTCTTGCGGTTCGGCGACCTCCGGCGCTTCGGCTGCGCCCAAGTGACGCTCGGTATGGTCGCCTGCGGCGCGCTTGACGCGGCGGTTTCTCCGCAGCCGGACCCAAACCCGTGGGACACAATCGCCGGCATCGAAATGGTCGAACGAGCCGGCGGGTCAGTGACGGATATAGAAGGAGGGCCCTGGAAGCCGGGTTGCGAGGGTCTTGTCGCGTCGAACGGGAACGTCCACGATGAGATTGTAGAAACCGTGAGACGAACAGTACGGTAA
- a CDS encoding OsmC family protein yields MSDSSLREEQQSMKEAYEEDPEKAQISLSAKGEEQSDVRSCRVDIGRAIYEAELHEGAAGPGTGACSGDLLLGALAACSQLTAQAVADTMEIDAEITTEVHGDLDLRGTLGIDDDVPVGFQNVRLEVAVDGDVDAETAAALQEYAERYCVVLQTISDPPGIETEWSFD; encoded by the coding sequence ATGTCCGACAGTAGCCTCCGAGAAGAGCAGCAATCGATGAAAGAAGCGTACGAGGAAGACCCCGAGAAGGCACAGATCAGCCTGTCGGCGAAAGGGGAAGAGCAGTCCGACGTTCGCTCCTGTCGCGTCGATATCGGTCGAGCGATTTACGAGGCCGAGCTCCACGAGGGGGCGGCCGGCCCCGGCACGGGCGCGTGTTCGGGCGACCTCTTACTCGGGGCCCTGGCGGCCTGCTCGCAACTCACGGCACAGGCGGTCGCGGACACGATGGAGATCGATGCGGAGATCACGACCGAAGTACACGGCGACCTCGACCTCCGCGGGACGCTTGGGATCGACGACGACGTGCCCGTCGGCTTCCAGAACGTTCGCCTCGAGGTCGCCGTAGACGGCGACGTCGATGCCGAGACCGCGGCCGCCCTTCAGGAGTACGCGGAGCGATACTGCGTCGTCCTCCAGACGATATCGGACCCGCCGGGGATCGAAACGGAGTGGTCGTTCGACTAG
- a CDS encoding carbohydrate ABC transporter permease, whose amino-acid sequence MSATGYDATGVTLKATAYGVVAFLVLANLVPLLFILSVSFMPPSEFFTDPHLVPYDPTLEAWTSGFEDLRGNLVNSFLIGTGTALLALAITIPGAYAFARKEFYGKTVGFYAIISAMMFPYILLVIPIMDLWTALGIYNTIFGMILAYQVFVTPFSIWILRDFFENLPTDIEEAAQVYGCTQFTAFVRVILPLAAPGIVAVGFLAFLTGWNDFLFANLLTTGTGPVPAVPVLYGTIGGGSGERVYWGKLMAETIIIGTPPTIIYLVARNYLESAFNV is encoded by the coding sequence ATGAGCGCGACCGGCTACGACGCGACGGGCGTGACGCTGAAGGCGACCGCGTACGGCGTCGTCGCATTTCTCGTGCTCGCGAACCTCGTTCCGCTCCTGTTCATCCTTTCGGTGTCGTTCATGCCGCCGAGCGAGTTCTTCACCGATCCGCACCTCGTCCCGTACGACCCGACGCTGGAAGCGTGGACGAGCGGGTTCGAGGATCTGCGAGGGAACCTCGTCAACAGCTTCCTGATCGGGACGGGCACCGCGTTGCTGGCGCTCGCCATCACCATCCCGGGCGCCTACGCGTTCGCCCGAAAGGAGTTCTACGGGAAAACGGTCGGATTCTACGCGATCATCTCGGCGATGATGTTCCCGTACATCCTCCTGGTCATCCCGATCATGGACCTGTGGACCGCGCTGGGAATCTACAATACCATCTTCGGGATGATCCTGGCATACCAGGTGTTCGTCACCCCGTTTTCCATCTGGATCCTCCGGGACTTCTTCGAGAATCTCCCGACGGACATCGAGGAGGCCGCGCAGGTGTACGGCTGTACGCAGTTCACGGCGTTCGTTCGAGTCATCCTCCCGTTGGCGGCCCCCGGAATCGTCGCCGTCGGCTTCCTCGCGTTTCTCACGGGATGGAACGACTTCCTCTTCGCCAACCTCCTGACTACCGGCACCGGACCGGTTCCGGCCGTGCCGGTCCTGTACGGGACCATCGGCGGCGGGTCGGGTGAACGGGTCTACTGGGGGAAGCTGATGGCCGAGACGATCATCATCGGCACCCCACCGACGATCATCTACCTCGTCGCTCGCAACTACCTGGAGAGTGCGTTCAACGTATGA
- a CDS encoding thiamine pyrophosphate-dependent dehydrogenase E1 component subunit alpha, whose protein sequence is MYETMVTARHYEERLQEEYLEGKQPAFDISAGPIPGELHLAAGHEASGAGVCQHLRDDDTVTAPHRPHHIAIAKGVDLKRMTAEIFGRRTGLSKGKGGHMHLFDPDVKFACSGIIAEGCPPAVGAGLAAKQRNTDSVAVAFLGEGAIDQGAFLESLNLASVQNLPVVFVVEDNDWAISMPKERVTDVENGAQRAGGFDLPGTRVDVDDAVAIYEAAGEAIGRARDRNGPSLLEVQVHRRMGHFMGDAEGYRPDEDQAAAERRDSIERLESDLRAHDVDDETIEELRDRAHERVEEAIEWAKEQPEPDPDDAYEDAFVNPPSGVTDSEPSIAETGGVD, encoded by the coding sequence ATGTACGAGACCATGGTGACGGCGCGTCACTACGAGGAGCGGCTGCAGGAGGAATACCTCGAGGGGAAACAACCCGCGTTCGACATCTCCGCCGGGCCCATTCCCGGCGAACTCCACCTGGCCGCGGGACACGAGGCCTCCGGCGCAGGCGTCTGTCAGCACCTCCGGGACGACGATACGGTCACGGCACCCCACCGCCCGCACCACATCGCCATCGCGAAGGGCGTCGACTTAAAGCGAATGACGGCCGAGATATTCGGCCGACGAACGGGTCTCAGCAAGGGCAAAGGCGGCCACATGCACCTCTTCGATCCGGACGTCAAGTTCGCGTGTAGCGGGATCATCGCCGAGGGGTGCCCGCCCGCGGTCGGCGCCGGCCTGGCCGCGAAGCAACGGAACACCGACAGCGTCGCGGTCGCGTTCCTCGGCGAGGGTGCGATCGATCAGGGGGCGTTTCTGGAGTCGCTCAACCTGGCGAGCGTCCAGAACCTGCCGGTCGTCTTCGTCGTCGAGGACAACGACTGGGCTATCAGCATGCCGAAAGAGCGCGTCACGGACGTCGAAAACGGCGCCCAGCGCGCGGGCGGTTTCGACTTACCGGGAACTCGAGTGGACGTCGACGATGCCGTCGCGATCTACGAGGCCGCCGGCGAAGCCATCGGCCGTGCCCGCGACAGGAACGGGCCCAGCCTGCTGGAGGTCCAGGTCCACCGGCGCATGGGTCACTTCATGGGTGACGCCGAGGGGTACCGTCCCGACGAAGACCAGGCGGCGGCCGAACGACGGGATTCGATCGAGCGACTCGAGAGCGACCTTCGCGCACACGACGTCGACGACGAGACGATCGAGGAACTGCGCGACCGGGCTCACGAGCGCGTCGAGGAGGCCATCGAGTGGGCGAAAGAGCAGCCCGAACCCGACCCGGACGACGCCTACGAGGATGCGTTCGTGAACCCGCCGTCCGGCGTGACCGATAGCGAGCCGTCGATCGCGGAAACGGGAGGTGTCGACTGA
- a CDS encoding PadR family transcriptional regulator — MYDLTGFQRDLLYVIAGQDQPHGLAIKEELEGYYEKEIHHGRLYPNLDEVVNKGLVEKGELDQRTNYYSITARGRRELEARREWEDQYVGEELSDSE, encoded by the coding sequence ATGTACGATTTGACCGGTTTCCAGCGCGATCTCTTGTACGTGATTGCCGGCCAGGACCAGCCACACGGGCTCGCGATCAAAGAGGAACTCGAAGGCTACTACGAGAAGGAGATCCATCACGGGCGACTCTACCCGAATCTCGACGAAGTCGTCAACAAGGGGCTCGTCGAGAAGGGAGAACTCGATCAGCGGACGAACTACTACTCGATCACGGCTCGCGGCCGGCGCGAGCTCGAAGCCCGACGGGAGTGGGAAGACCAGTACGTCGGCGAAGAACTCTCGGACTCGGAGTAA
- a CDS encoding ABC transporter ATP-binding protein, producing the protein MKQTEDNSSGNRTERSDESSSNYDSADRSGTGDQIRVDGIRKTFNDGSVVACDDVNIGIDEGEFIVLVGPSGCGKTTTLRCIAGLEEPDSGSITVDGEDITGLKSKDRNLAFVFQSIALFPHMSVRKNIRFGLDMNTDLSKEEKRQRVEEVADTLGLSAMLDRKPSALSGGQQQRVSLGRAMVMEPAAFLLDEPFSALDANLRDKMRVEVKKIQRQLNTAMIFVTHDQEEAMTLGDKIVVMNEGYVQQIGTPYEVYNEPENRFVAGFIGSPSPNLIECTVERTADGLAFASDFYTIPATEKQVDRVEGYIGETVIYGIRPEYLNLGTDPGEFVADLDVVEPLGDRDAVHLSANGTSLSAVTPQGKISKERDRIHVDIQTEESWLFEEDGTRIV; encoded by the coding sequence ATGAAGCAAACAGAAGACAACAGTTCGGGCAACCGAACGGAGAGATCAGACGAATCGAGTAGTAACTACGACTCCGCCGACAGAAGCGGCACGGGAGATCAGATCCGTGTCGACGGGATTCGAAAGACGTTCAACGATGGCTCGGTAGTCGCCTGTGACGACGTGAACATCGGTATCGACGAAGGCGAATTCATCGTGCTCGTTGGCCCCTCCGGCTGCGGCAAGACGACGACGCTTCGGTGTATCGCCGGGCTGGAAGAGCCGGACAGCGGCAGCATCACCGTCGACGGAGAAGACATCACCGGCCTGAAATCCAAAGACAGGAACCTCGCGTTCGTCTTCCAGAGCATCGCGCTGTTCCCCCATATGAGCGTCCGGAAGAACATCCGCTTCGGACTCGACATGAACACCGACCTCTCGAAAGAGGAAAAGCGACAGCGCGTCGAGGAGGTTGCGGACACGCTCGGCCTCTCGGCGATGCTCGATCGGAAACCGTCAGCGCTCTCGGGCGGGCAACAGCAGCGCGTCTCGCTCGGACGCGCGATGGTAATGGAACCCGCGGCGTTCCTGCTCGACGAGCCGTTTTCGGCCCTCGACGCGAATCTCCGAGACAAGATGCGCGTCGAGGTCAAGAAGATTCAACGGCAGTTGAACACGGCGATGATCTTCGTCACGCACGATCAGGAAGAGGCGATGACGCTCGGAGACAAGATCGTAGTGATGAACGAGGGGTACGTTCAACAGATCGGGACTCCGTACGAAGTGTACAACGAACCGGAGAACCGCTTCGTCGCGGGGTTTATCGGCTCGCCGTCACCGAACCTCATCGAGTGCACCGTCGAGCGGACGGCCGACGGACTCGCGTTCGCGTCCGATTTCTACACGATTCCGGCCACCGAGAAGCAGGTCGACCGGGTCGAAGGGTACATTGGAGAGACAGTCATCTACGGGATTCGGCCGGAGTACCTGAATCTCGGGACCGATCCAGGCGAGTTCGTCGCTGATCTTGACGTCGTCGAACCGCTCGGCGATCGAGACGCCGTCCACCTCTCCGCGAACGGAACCTCGCTGTCGGCGGTCACGCCGCAGGGTAAAATCTCGAAGGAGCGGGATCGGATTCACGTCGATATCCAGACCGAGGAATCGTGGCTGTTCGAGGAGGACGGGACGCGAATCGTCTGA
- a CDS encoding lipoyl domain-containing protein, which translates to MSGSADRVAVDSADAWPDDADEDEGVVVNWFVSEGSDVEEGETLCEFQVEKVSIDVPAPVTGTLAEITLDEDAEFERGEPLAWLQPE; encoded by the coding sequence ATGAGCGGGAGCGCCGACCGCGTCGCCGTCGATTCAGCCGACGCCTGGCCGGATGACGCGGACGAGGACGAAGGCGTCGTCGTCAATTGGTTCGTGAGCGAAGGGAGCGACGTCGAGGAGGGCGAGACCCTCTGCGAGTTCCAGGTCGAGAAGGTGAGCATCGACGTTCCGGCGCCGGTAACCGGTACGCTCGCCGAAATCACCCTCGACGAAGACGCCGAGTTCGAGAGAGGGGAACCGCTCGCCTGGCTGCAACCCGAGTAG
- a CDS encoding cobalamin-independent methionine synthase II family protein, whose amino-acid sequence MADTEDRIRTTHIGSLPRPPELLDLLTKRQNGATVDETEWETAVADATRNVVERQADVGLDIANNGEQPRVSFNWYVADRLTGIGGEREQELWADLAEYPHYAEETFSTDVIDLATQPAVTGPIEYDGRDAAEAEAAAFFDALDDADADFEETFLTTASPSIVATTHVNEYYDSHEAFLFAIADAMREEYELLAETGATLQIDAPELLTIGQTAAYADESLEDIKNATRLHVEALNEALENVPAEQVRLHTCWGSYEGPHHLDTDLVDLLPEIYEADITGLSIEQANPRHQHEYRAFAEHPLPDDWTLMPGVVDVKTNIIDHPETIADRLERVADAVDDSTPLVAAPDCGFGTQAGLGMVDPEIAWAKLDALAEGAEIATDRVC is encoded by the coding sequence ATGGCAGATACCGAAGATCGAATCCGGACGACGCATATCGGAAGCCTTCCGCGACCCCCCGAACTCCTCGACCTCCTCACGAAGCGCCAGAACGGTGCGACGGTCGACGAGACGGAGTGGGAAACCGCCGTCGCGGACGCCACGCGGAACGTCGTCGAGCGCCAGGCCGACGTCGGCCTCGACATCGCCAACAACGGCGAACAGCCCCGCGTCTCGTTCAACTGGTACGTCGCCGACCGGCTAACGGGAATCGGCGGCGAGCGCGAACAGGAACTCTGGGCCGATCTGGCGGAGTACCCCCACTACGCAGAGGAGACGTTTTCGACGGACGTCATCGATCTCGCGACGCAGCCGGCCGTCACCGGACCGATCGAGTACGACGGTCGCGACGCGGCCGAAGCGGAGGCCGCTGCGTTCTTCGATGCGCTGGACGACGCCGACGCGGATTTCGAGGAGACGTTCCTCACAACGGCGTCGCCGAGCATCGTGGCGACCACGCACGTAAACGAGTACTACGACTCCCACGAGGCGTTCCTCTTCGCCATCGCGGACGCGATGCGCGAGGAATACGAACTGCTCGCGGAGACGGGTGCGACCCTGCAGATCGACGCGCCCGAACTCCTCACCATCGGCCAGACGGCGGCCTACGCGGACGAATCCCTCGAGGATATCAAGAACGCCACGCGCCTCCACGTCGAAGCGCTCAACGAGGCCCTCGAGAACGTCCCCGCCGAGCAAGTCCGCCTCCACACCTGCTGGGGCAGCTACGAGGGGCCCCATCACCTCGATACTGACCTCGTCGACCTCCTCCCGGAGATCTACGAGGCCGACATCACGGGGCTGAGTATCGAACAGGCCAACCCCCGCCACCAGCACGAGTACCGCGCGTTCGCGGAACACCCGCTGCCGGACGACTGGACGCTGATGCCTGGCGTCGTCGACGTGAAGACGAACATCATCGACCACCCGGAGACGATCGCGGACCGTTTAGAGCGCGTCGCCGACGCGGTCGACGACTCGACGCCGCTCGTTGCCGCTCCCGACTGTGGCTTCGGTACGCAGGCCGGCCTCGGGATGGTCGACCCCGAAATCGCGTGGGCAAAACTCGACGCGCTCGCCGAGGGTGCCGAGATCGCGACCGACCGCGTCTGCTGA
- a CDS encoding carbohydrate ABC transporter permease, with protein MSTRNLFDVGGRTERYRTVLSENWFAYLLIMPVLLFLVALMWLPFLQGVYMSFNEWPFGGEPTWIGLTNYEFLLQWEPFYTSLKATVIFSLTTVLQLVVALAAALAVRELRRGKSLVSAAFLLSYTMPPLVIGTIWAYLLEPDFGPVFGYLTEWSVLEETIYWGSSGPLSLAVVMFVTTWTFWPFMFLIISASLESIPEELYESARMYGAGPLQTFLRVTLPQLKSAILVALSIRIIWNMTKISQVLQITNGGPGYDTSILAVLLYQFAYERGQMGIAYAIGIILLVMTLGFVAVFIREFERASEGAGA; from the coding sequence ATGTCGACACGGAACTTATTCGACGTCGGCGGCAGAACCGAGCGCTACCGGACGGTGCTCTCCGAGAACTGGTTCGCTTATCTGTTGATCATGCCGGTGTTGCTGTTTCTGGTCGCGCTCATGTGGCTCCCCTTCCTGCAGGGCGTCTATATGAGTTTCAACGAGTGGCCCTTCGGCGGCGAGCCAACGTGGATCGGCCTGACGAATTACGAGTTCCTGCTGCAGTGGGAGCCGTTCTACACGTCCTTGAAGGCGACCGTGATCTTCTCGCTGACGACGGTGTTACAGTTGGTCGTCGCGCTCGCGGCGGCGCTCGCCGTGCGGGAACTCCGCCGCGGGAAGAGTCTCGTCAGCGCGGCATTTCTGCTCTCGTATACGATGCCACCGCTGGTGATCGGGACCATCTGGGCGTACCTGCTCGAGCCCGACTTCGGTCCCGTCTTCGGCTACCTCACCGAGTGGAGCGTCCTCGAAGAGACGATCTATTGGGGTAGCAGCGGGCCACTATCGCTCGCCGTCGTGATGTTCGTGACGACGTGGACGTTTTGGCCGTTCATGTTCCTCATCATCTCGGCCAGCCTCGAGAGCATCCCGGAAGAACTGTACGAGAGCGCTCGCATGTACGGCGCGGGGCCGCTCCAGACGTTCCTGCGCGTGACGCTACCGCAGCTGAAAAGCGCCATTCTGGTCGCGCTGAGCATCCGAATCATCTGGAACATGACGAAGATCTCGCAGGTGCTCCAGATCACGAACGGCGGACCGGGATACGATACGTCCATCCTGGCCGTGTTACTGTACCAGTTCGCCTACGAGCGCGGTCAGATGGGCATCGCGTACGCCATCGGAATCATCTTGCTCGTGATGACCCTCGGCTTCGTCGCCGTGTTCATTCGCGAGTTCGAGCGCGCGAGCGAGGGGGCGGGAGCATGA
- a CDS encoding alpha-ketoacid dehydrogenase subunit beta, with product MAQQEKDRANDRQTDRSLTMSRAMVEAIAHEMRENDEVFYMGEDVADYGGIFDSTEGLLEEFGRDRIVDVPISETAYIGAAVGAAQEGMRPIAELMFVDFFGVGMDQIYNQMAKNTYMSGGTVNVPMVLTAAVGGTYNDAAQHSQTLYGTFAHLPGMKVVVPSTAYDAKGLMHNAIRDDDPVVYLFHKRLMGIGWLPAPDGPKTGVPDDDYTIPFGSADVKREGVDATVVTLGLHVHRALEAAESLADDGIDAEVIDLRTLVPLDIDTVRESVAKTGRLVVVDEDYRSYGVTGEIIASVAEDGLDDLEAVERVALPDVPIPYARPMEDEVIPGTDDITEAVRAVRSQDRE from the coding sequence ATGGCCCAACAGGAGAAGGATCGAGCGAACGACCGGCAGACGGACCGCTCGCTGACCATGAGTCGCGCGATGGTCGAGGCGATCGCCCACGAGATGCGCGAGAACGATGAGGTCTTCTACATGGGCGAAGACGTCGCGGATTACGGCGGCATCTTCGACAGCACCGAGGGCCTCCTCGAAGAATTCGGTCGCGACCGCATCGTGGACGTCCCCATCAGCGAGACGGCCTACATCGGCGCCGCCGTCGGTGCAGCCCAGGAGGGGATGCGGCCGATTGCCGAGCTCATGTTCGTCGACTTCTTCGGCGTCGGCATGGACCAGATCTACAACCAGATGGCCAAGAACACCTACATGAGCGGCGGGACCGTGAACGTCCCGATGGTGCTCACGGCGGCCGTCGGCGGGACGTACAACGACGCCGCTCAGCACTCCCAGACCCTCTACGGGACCTTCGCTCACCTCCCGGGCATGAAGGTCGTCGTCCCGTCGACGGCCTACGACGCGAAGGGACTCATGCACAACGCCATCCGCGACGACGACCCCGTCGTCTACCTGTTCCACAAGCGGCTGATGGGGATCGGCTGGCTGCCGGCGCCGGACGGCCCGAAGACCGGCGTCCCGGACGACGACTACACGATCCCCTTCGGGAGCGCCGACGTCAAGCGCGAGGGCGTCGACGCGACCGTCGTCACGCTTGGCCTGCACGTCCACCGCGCGCTCGAGGCCGCCGAGTCGCTCGCCGACGACGGGATCGACGCCGAGGTGATCGACCTTCGGACGCTCGTTCCGCTCGATATCGACACCGTTCGCGAGTCCGTCGCGAAGACCGGTCGCCTGGTCGTCGTCGACGAGGACTACCGCTCGTATGGAGTCACCGGTGAGATCATCGCGAGCGTGGCCGAGGACGGACTCGACGACCTCGAGGCCGTCGAGCGGGTCGCGCTGCCGGACGTGCCGATCCCGTACGCTCGACCCATGGAAGACGAGGTCATTCCGGGGACGGATGATATCACCGAGGCCGTTCGCGCCGTTCGATCGCAGGACCGAGAATGA